The Planctellipticum variicoloris DNA window GGAGTGCCGACGAAATCGAGCGGCAGTCGGGACCGATTCGGGCCGAGCTGGCGAAGGTCGACGCCGAACTGAAAACGCTCGGCGAGCAGCAGGCCGCCCTCCGCACCGCATGGAAAGACGCGACTGCGGGGTCAATGCGGTTGCTCTCCTCGGCGGACGTCGGCGAGGGCTTGTCGCTCGACCTGAATGTCGGCGCGACGACGGGGCTCAATGCGATCGAAGTCCGCAAGGGGCAGCTCCTGCAGCTCTCCATTCTGCCGCGGGGGAATCATGGAGCCGACAGCACGCGGGTCGAGTGGCAGATCGCCGAAGCGGGAGGCGACGGCCGGAAGTGGAGCACTGCCGACCTGGTTCCCGATCTGCTGGCGGGGAACCCGCACGCGGACAGTTACGGCCACGCCGGGACGTGGTTCTTCCTGGATGCCAAAGACGGTCTGGCGCTGCTGCCGGAGTCGGTCGGGCAGGTCAACGGCCGGCCCGAACTGCAGGCCTGGCGAAGCGGGGATACGCCGTCGGTGTTTGTGAACCGTTCGGATCAGCCGTCGCCGGTCTGGACGATGCTTCCCGCGAAATCGTTCTTCGTCCATCCGGGGCCGGGCGGTCCCGTGGCGGTGGCGTGGCGGAGCCCGATCGACGGAATGGTGAGCCTCACCGGGACCGTGGCTGACGCGCACCCGGCCGGCGGGCTGGATGGCGTCGCCTGGCGGCTGGAGCAGATCGCCAGCGAAGCCGCGGGCGAGACGCTGGCAAAACTGCAGACGCTGGAACAGCAGGCGGCGGCCCTCAACAAGCAGCGGGCCGAACTAATAGCCCGGCAGCCGAAGACGCCGCTGGCCTATGCGGTCAGCGAAGGAACGCCGGCCAATGCGCGGATTCATAACCGGGGGGAACCGACGAACCTGGGGGACGAGGCGCCGCGGAAGTTCCTGGATGTCCTCGGCGGGCAGGTCGTGCAGCAGACGGCGTCGAGCGGCCGGCTGGAACTGGCGGACTGGCTTGCGAGTCCGACGAATCCGCTGACCGCCCGTGTGATGGTCAATCGAATCTGGCTGTGGCACTTCGGCCGGGGACTGGTGGCGTCGCCGAATGACTTCGGCACGCGCGGTACGCCGCCGACGTATCCCGAATTGCTCGATTTCCTGGCGGACGAATTCGTGAAGAGCGGCTGGAGCGTGAAGGCCATGCACCGGTTGATTCTCTCCAGCGCGACGTACGCCGAGAGCGGGCAGGGGGGGCCGGAGTTGGAAGCGGCCTTCGGCCGCTTCCCCGGTCGCCGGCTGACGGCGGAGGAGCTGCGGGACAGCCTGCTGCTGGTGAGCGGCGAACTGGATACAACTCCAGGCGGGGCACATCCGTTCCCGCCGGAAGAAACCTGGGCGTTCTCGCAGCACGGACCGTTCGCGGCGGAGTACGACACGCTAAAGCGATCCGTCTACCTGATGCAGAAGCGCAACCGCCGAAGCCGGTTCCTGATGCTGTTCGACGGTCCCGATCCGAACGCCAGCACGCCGGTGCGAGATCTGACGACAGTCCCCACGCAGGCCCTGTTCTTCCTGAACGATGCACTGCTGCACGGCCGGGCGGACGCCTTTGCCGGGCGGGTTCTGGCGGCGGCGGACACCGACGCGAAACGCCTGAATGCAGCCTGTCAGATCCTCTACGGCCGCAACGCCAGCGCGGATGAACAACGGGACGCAGCGGAATTCCTGCAGGCGTACGGGGAGCCGAAAGCGGCCTGGAGCGCGCTGGGTCGCGTGCTGCTGTCGAGCAACGAGTTCCTGTTTGTGGATTGAACCGGGAAGAGTTTGAACCACGAATGACACGAATCTTCACGAATGAAATCGAAGCGATTGAACCACGGAGAACACAGAATTCACGGAGACAACGAATTGAGAGAGGATCGCTTGATGCGTCGTCTTAAGTTTGCTCTCTCTCTCTCTCTCTCTCTCTCTTCATTCGTGCGAATTCGTGTGATTCGTGGTTAAGTCCTGACTCTTCGGAATCTGAAATCGAGATCAAGGTCCAACGACCATGCTGAAACCGGATTGCTGTCGTCGTGATTTCCTGCGTTCGTCCGTCGCCGCTTCTGCAATCTTGCCGGGGCTGGTCAGCGAACTGCTGGCTGCGGAGGATCCGCTGGCGGCGCGCTCGCCGCACCATACCGGCAAGGCGAAGTCGGTGATCTTCCTGTTCATGACGGGGGGCGTGTCGCACGTCGATACGTTCGATCCGAAGCCGCGGCTGTCGCAGGATGTGGGCAAAGAGGTCAAGCTCGATCACCCGGAAATCCAGAACCGGCCGGGATACGAACGCATCTTCCTGAAGGCCCCGCAGTGGGATTTTCATCGCTACGGCGAAAGCGGTTCGGAGGTCAGCGGACTGTTTCCGCACGTGGCCGGGTGCGTGGATGACATCGCGCTGATCCGTTCGATGCACACCGACCACTCGAATCATTACAACGCGACGCTGGGGATGCATACCGGGTCGTTCGCCTTCGCCCGGCCCAGCATCGGGTCGTGGGTCAGCTACGGGTTGGGGGCGGAGAACCGGAATTTGCCATCATTCGTGGTGCTGGCCCCGGCTCAGACGTACGCCGGGACGCAGGTCTACGCCAGCGATTTTCTCCCCGGCGCCCATCAGGGAACGCTGGTCGTGCCCGGGGCGGAGCCAGTGGCGAACGTCGCGCCGCGCGTGCCGCTCGACCGGCAGCAGCAGGAACTGGCGGCGCTGGCGAAGTGGAACCGCCGGCATCTGGCCGACCGGGCCGAGAATTCTTTCCTTCAGGCGCGGATGCGCTCGTTCGAAACGGCGTACGGCATGCAGATGGCCGTTCCGGAAGTCTTTGATCTGGCTCACGAATCCGACGCGACGCTCGACTTGTACGGCCTGCCGCGGGGCTCGACGCAGGGCTTCGGCTGGCAGTGCCTGATGGCCCGGCGGCTGGTTGAACGCGGAGTGCGGTTCGTCGAGCTGATCGATACCGGATCGTCGGGCAACTGGGATTCGCACGGGGACATGCTGGACCACGAGCGGCTGGCGAAGAACGTCGACCAGCCGATCGCGGGGCTGCTGAAGGACCTGAAATCGCGCGGGCTGCTCGATGAAACTCTGGTCGTCTGGACAACGGAGTTCGGGCGGACGCCGTTCAACAACTCGGCGACGGCGAAGGGCCGCGAGCACCACAACTGGGCCTTCAGCTCCTGGCTCGCCGGGGCCGGGGTCCGCGGCGGGACGGTCTATGGCGAAACCGACGAATACGGCGTCCGCGTGGCGAAAGACGGCGTCCACGTCCACGACTTCCACGCAACGATCCTGCACCTGATGGGCTTCGATCACGAGCGGCTGACGTACCGGCACAGCGGCCGGGACTACCGGCTGACCGATGTGCATGGGAACGTGGTGGGGGGCGTGCTGGGGTAGGGGCCAGACCGAGCAACCGGAGGTGTCGTCGCTGCGATCCTCAACCCCCGGCTACTTTCTGGCATCCCCCCAGGATGCGAGACGTCGCGATTGCTCGTTCCCGATGGCTGCTCGGCCCCGAACGTAGAAGCTGCCGGCCGAGCTACTCCACCCGCATCGCAATCAGCGTCTGATCGTCGGTCGGCGGGGCGTTCTCGCAGAACTCGGCGACGGCGGTGCGGATCTGCTGCAGGCAGTCTTCCGCGCTCCCCGCGGCGCACTCCAGGAGCAGTGGATCGAGGCGGTCGAGGCCGAACAGGCGGCTGATCCCTTCGCCCGGTCCCATCGCTTCGGGAATGCCGTCGGTATAGAGCAGCAGCAGGTCGCCGCTGACAAGTTCAATGGTCGCCTCGTCGTAGGTCAGGCCGGGCATCAGGCCCATCGGCAGGCCGCCGCTTTCGTCGAGCGACAGCACGCGCCCCGCACGGACGAGCCGCGGGGGATTGTGGCCGGCGCTGGAGCAGGTCAGCGTCCGCGCGGCCGGATCGAGAATCGCATAGAAGGCGGTCACGAACGTACCGTCGCGCGTGTAGGCCCGCGCGAGCCGGTCGTTCAGATAGGACAGCAGCGCGGCGGGGGGCGAGTGCGTCCCCGGCTGCGCGTGGGCGATGGCGTGAGTGATCGCCATCAGGACCGCGGCCGGGGTGCCGTGGCCCGAGACGTCGGCGATGAACAGTCCCCAGGCGCCGTTGGCGAGCGGAAAGAAGTCGTAGTAGTCGCCGCCGGCCCGGGAACTGGTTTCGTAGTGGGCGGCCAGTTCGAAGCCGGGGATTGTCGGGAGCTGGTCCGGCAGCAGCGACCGTTGAATGTTGCCGACGACCTGCAGCTCCCGATCGAGCGCGTGGAGGGCCGCGCTCAGTTGATTGCGCAGCACCAGGTTCTGCGTCCCGCGTCCGAACAGCCCCGCCTGCCAGTGCAGCATGGGAATCATGCCGTGGTTCACGTCGGCCCCGGGGCGGACCAGCATAATCGTATGATTGAGAGCCTCGCCGCCATCGTACTGCGGCAGTGCGACCAGCGCCTGAAACCCCTGCAGATAAAACCAGGCCGGATCGTCCGCCGCGAGCCGGGACGGCAGGTCTTCGATGATCACCGGGCTGCTGCCATAGGCGATTTCGCCCAGAAGTCCGCCAGTCAATTTCGGCAGCAGGTCGCGCTGGGTCCAGGGATTGTACGACTCGGCGAATCGCGACGAACGCGTAATCAAATAGAATGGCGAATCGACATTCCGCCGCGAGACAGCCACGTAGTCGTCGGTCTCGATCAGCTCGCCGATGCCGTTCCAGTAGATCGACACCAGCTCTTCGGGGTCGTTGACGCCGGAGATGGCTTTCATCGTCCGGTCGATGATCGCCAGTTCGTCCTGCCAGGTCCGCTTGGGACTCAACATACCTCGCTCCTGTCGCCGTTACGGAATGCACTCGGCGTCACCACAATTCTAGCAGGATACCGGTGCCGTTTCGCCGGTCGGCGATCGCACGTGGCGGTTGAACGAAGGGGACGGCATCGGCCGGGTACACGTCGGGGCATGCAACGTCCGCGAACACCTGTCGCCGTGTAGGAATTCTCCACGTCCCGGAAACCTCGCTTGCGGCGGCCTAACGGAACAGTCACGATGACTGCATTGAACGCCTGACGTCTGCAGACACGTCCCGCGGGATTCCCGCTCAACCCCGACGAGCCAGCTTCTACGGAGTTATCCTTCATGAACGGCATCAGTTTTCAGCGTGTCCATCTGGTGGCTGGCTTACTCGCAACATTCTGCGCCAGTTCCCTTTCGGCACAGGAGAGCGCGGTAAAACCGGATCAGGACGGATCGAGTCCGTCCCGACTCGAATTCCTGCGAAACGTGGTCGGCAAGATCGCCATCAGTCCGACCGATCCCGGCGATCCGCGCGAACTGACCTTTAAAGCCCAGCCAATCCTGCGGTACTCCGATCCCGCCCGCAAGATCGCCGACTCCGCCGTCTGGCGCGTTGGCGCCAAAGGACGCCCCATTGCGCTCGTCACCTCGGAAATCTACGGTCCCTTTGGTCCGGCCGAGGGGAGATCTTACCAGCTCAACCACGAGTTTCTGGCCATCGACAAACCGCATCTGACGATGCAGTGCGGCGCCTTCACCTGGGCACCACCCGCCGAATCAGCGCTGACTTTCCAGAAGTTCAAAACGGACGAACGTCCCGCCGCCACACCGCAGCTCCGGCTGGTCCAGATGAAACGGCTGGCCCAGAAGTTCACTCTGCGCGAATTCCACCTGGGTAACCAGATCGAACTGCGACTGCTGCCAACACCGCTCGACCGCTATGAACCGTCGGCCAAGCCTCTGGCCGACGGAACGATTTTTGCGGGAGTGTGGGGCGTCAATCCCGAGCTATTGCTATTCATCGAGTCCGATGGCGAATCCTGGTCCTACGGCTTCGCGCGTTCAGGCAGCGCCAAGTTGTGGGCCATCCTCGACGACGCCGAAGTATGGGGCGTCCCGAGCGTCTATGTCACGCCGGTCATGGCGTACTCAATTGCGGTCAATCCGGCGACAATTCCTGCAACTCTGTTCGACGATCCGAGCGCAAAAAAAGAGCCATAATCCGACGTCGCAGGCATCCTGCCACGCTGGCTCCCTACTGCATTGGATTACTCAGCAGGTACGCCAGGACGTCGCGCAATTCTTCCGGAGTCTTCACCACGCCGGCGGGCATCGCCGAGACCTCCGACGCTTTCCGGTCCTCGATCTCCGACTTGGCCAGCGTCACTCGCTTCGTGTCCGGCAGCAGCAGCTCCAGTTTGTCCGCCGTCTCCATCACGACCAGACCTGTCAGAACTTTTCCGTCGACAGTCGTCAGGGCAGTCGACTTGAAGACCGGCGAGATCACCTTGTTCGGGGCCAGCACCGATTCCACCAGATAGGCCAGTTCAAATCGCCGCCCGGCGTCCGCCAGGCTGGGGCCGCCGGTCGTCCCGGCGACCGGTGTGGCGGCGTGGCACTTCGCGCAGCCGAGGGATTCGGCCCCGAAGAGTTTCCGGCCCCGTTCGACGTCCGCCCCCTTCAGGGCCATGGCCCAGTCGACTTCCAGAAACTTCGGATCGATCGGCTGATTCCCCGTCCCCGCCGCCTTCAGCCGCTCGGCGAGCGACAGTCCGTCCGGCAGCGGCGGCAGCGTGATCTGCACGTCCTGCAGCGTCCGGTAATGGATGTATTGCCCCCCAAGTCCCGCTCGCATGCGGTCCCGCAGCAGGATGTCGTTGCCGCCCGGCTGCAGATCGATCGTCACCACGTCGTCGTATTGAATGTTCGGCCGGACGTCGTCCTTCGACCAGACCAGCTTGCCGTTGTGCCAGACCTTGAGACCGTCTTCGGCTCCCAGCAGCAACTGGCACCGCTGAGCGACCGAACTCTCGATCCGGAACAAGGAGTAGACCGATGACTGAGGGCTGGGGCCGAAGAGCTGGGCGAAATCATACAGCGGCCGGTCTTTGCCGGTCTGGGCAACTTCCTTCCACTCCAGCGACATGCCGCCGGCCTCCACCTTCGCCCGCAGATCGACCGGTCCCAGTTCCGGAGCATGCGCCGTCTCGAAGCCCTTGTCGCCGTCCGGCAGCGGACCGAGCATCCAGACCTTGGCGACGCCCCGTCCGCCCGCCAGGCTCAACCGTCGATCCTGCACGTCGGTCAGCACCTTGGCGATCTCGGGCTCGCTGCGGGGATCGTTGACGACCGACAGAAAGTGGGCGGCCTGCAGTCGGATCTGATCGTTCGGATCGGCGAGTCGTTCCATCAGGAGCGCAAAGAACATTTCGGTCTCGCCCGGCCGCGGCGCGCTCTTCCAGTATTCGGCCATCGTGTAGTTGCCAAGTCGTCCCTGCTCCCGCAGGTCCACTTTGCCGTCGGCGAATTCGATGATGTTCGCCGCCTCCGTCCGCTGCGGCTCCAGCGGCGCCTGTTCCGGCAGTTCGTCGTGGACGCCAGGTACTGTCATCGCGAACCCCGCCGCCAGGACGCCGGTCATCCGGCTTTGGGCGTCGCGGGAATTCACGAGCTGAGCGATCTGATCGAATGGCGCCAGTTGCGACAGCAGAATCGCCGTCGTGTGGCGGACGAAGGCATCCTTGCTCCGCGCCGGTAGTTCCAGGACTTCGTAAGGAACTTCTTCTTCGCCGATGCGGGAGAAGAGTCCCGTAACCGCCGCGACCTGGACCTGGGGATCGGCGTCGTCGAACTTGGAGACGAAGAAGTCCCGGCCGGTATGCAGCTCCGGAAAGTGATCGAGCGCCCGGACCGCCTGCAGCCGCAGGTTGGCGTTCTCGCCATTTGCCAGCTTGCGGAGAATCTGCCCCGCATAGTCCGTCTTCGAAGCTTTTGCCGAGGCCGCCGCCAGCCACAGCAGATGGGGCGTCGCCGGGTCGGTCGCCACGGCATTTTTCAGTTTGCGGGCCGCCTCCAGCAGCAGCGGGCCGCCCCGTCGCAGCAGTTCCTGATGGGCCACGGACCGTTGCGACCAGCTTGGCGAAGCGAGCTCGCTCCACAGTTTATCGGCGGTCGCAGTGGGGGGCTCGTAGCCGTCGAACGGCATGGCCTTCGAGTCGTCCGCCCGCGTGATTATTGCCAGGTCGCTTCGATAAACCGGCGAACCTTCGTTCTGGGACATGTAGCTCAGCGTCACAAACACCCGCCCGCCGCGACCGACGCACACCCCCACCGGTCGCGCCTGGTTCTGCCCTTCGAGCATGACGTGCTCGGCGGCCGTGAAGCTGGAGTCCTTCTTTTCCAGCGGAAACCGCGACACCGTCCGCCGGCCCCAGCGGGCGACGAGCAGGTTGTTGTCGTAAGTTTCGGGCAGGAACTTGTCCGCATAATACGTCTGCAGCACCGGCACGAATCGTCCGAGGCTCTCGTTGAGCGTCGGCAGCAGATCTGCCCGGTCAGGCGTCTTGCTCAGCAGCCAGCCCCGCGGCCAACTGTAGTACGCCTGCGGCGACACCTGCAGCAGCCGCCCCGGCGCGTAGAAGGCCGGCATCGCTTCGTGGTCGTTGTCGTTCGTGAACAGGTTCCAGTTCCGGTCGAAGTTCAGTCCGCAACTGTTCCGCAGGCCGCGCGCAAAGCTCCGCAACTTCGTCCCGTCCGGCTGTACGCGAAACACCGCCCCCACGCCGTGGTAGGGGACTCGCGCGAAGCCGTTGGCCCCGGCCGGATGATTTTCGTCCGGCCTGAAGAACATCGACCAGTAGCCCCAGTGGTCCGGCCGGCTGAAGTCGCCGTAATACCACAGCGGGTCTCCCATCGAGAAATAGAGATCTCCCTCCGGCCCCCAGGCGCAGGCATGCAGGCACTGATGCACGTGCCCGTTCGGAACGCCCCACACCAGCCGCTGAGGCTTCAGCCCGGTCCGCTGAATCCGTCCTCCCGGCACGATGTAGAGGGCGCTGACCGTCATCAGGTACAGATCGTCGCCGCGAATCTCGATGTCGTAAACCCACGTGTGATCGGGAAACTCCAGCAGCAGCTCCCGCGGCTTGTAGGTTCCGTCGGGGAGTGGCTCGTAGACGAACAGTGTCTTCCGACCGCCCACGAAGATGCGACCGGCGGCGTCGACCCGCACTGCCAGGAATGAGTCCGTCTCCGAACTGTCCAGCAGCTCCACCTTGAGCGCCGGATCGGTGACGCGATAGTCCAGCGCTTCCGCCGGCAGGCTCCAGCAGATTGCCAGCAGACATCCCACGCGAACCCACACCGAACCGCTCATCGCCGTCCCCTCACTGTCGCCCGAAACATCGCGAGCCCCGGAATCCACCGATCCCAGGGCCCGCGCAGTCTAACTTTTCTCTTCACCACCCACTATCCACCCACCACTCTACTTCTTGCCTACGTCATACGCCATCAGCGTATCCTGCTCCCGCAGGTAGAGCGTATTTCCGACGACGACTGGATGCGCCCAGCTCGGGCTCTCGACGATTTCCGGCTTGAAGGAACCCCGCAGCTTGTACTCGTCCGTCGAAGCGTCCACCAGCGCCACGTCGCCGCTCTGATAGCGGAAGATGATGTGCTTGTCGGCATACGTCACTCCCGCCGAACCCGAACCGGCGCCGCGGATCTTCCCGCCCCACAGGACGTTCCCGGTCGCCAGGTCGATGCACATCGGGAAGCCGTTGTTGTGACCGTGTCCCATGAAGACCTGATCGCCGACCAGCACCATTCCGCCGTGGTGATTCTGCATTTCGCGGGCCGGATGGTAATAGACTTCAGTCGCCGAGACTCCGTCGCCGTCGCGGGTCAGCTTCAACAGCGCCGTCCCTCCCTGGTCGTAGCCCGACGACGTGAAGACGTAGTCCCCGGCGATCAGCGGCGTCGGAATGTTGGCCACCGGATTCGCCACACGGTTGTACGTCCAGAGGAGCTTGCCGTCCGACGCCCGGACGCCGATCGCGCCCCGACCGACGAGGGTGACGTACTGCTTCACGCCCGCGGCGTCGCTGATCACGATCGAAGAATACCCGGCGCCCGGCTTGCCCGCCTCGCCAAAGTCCGGCACGGCCGACTTCCAGACGTCCTTGCCGGTCTGCTTGTCGAGCGCGACGATCATGGCGTCTTCGCCGCCCGGCGTGCAGACGACCCGGTCGCCATCCACCAGCGGCGACTCGGAGAAACCCCAGCCGGACATCATCTTCCCGCCGAACTCCTTGAAGTCCCGCTGCCAGACGATTTTGCCGTCGGCCACGTTCAGGCAGGTGATCGCCCCGTTGGAGGTCACCACATAGAGCTTGTCGCCGTCAACCGCCGGCGTGCAGCGCGACCCTTCGTAGCCGTGTTTCGGCTCGAAGTCGACAACCGGCTGGCTCCAGACGACCTTGTGTGACTTCAGATCGACCGCCGTGACGTGCTGCGAGTCGCCGTGATTTCCGGTCGTGTAGAGCCGGTCTCCGACGATCGACACGCTGGCATAGCCCTTGCCCAAGCCGGCGACCTTCCAGGCCAGCGTCGGCGGATGCGCCTCCCAGTCGGTCGACAGTCCGGTCGAGGCGCTCCGATTCTCGCGTCCGGGGCCACGCCACTGCGGCCAGTCTGTTGAACGCAGCGGTTCCAGCGCCCACGCTGTCGCCGAAGCGAGCGCAGCGACACACACACCGAGGAGGGCAAGGCGAGACATACGCGATCCAGTCATTTGTGGGATGAAGACAATGGCAGGCAATTCCCGGCAGACCGGGGGCAGGCAGACTGCCCGCAAGTATAGATAGCCGTGCCCACCCCCGCAACATCCGCGTTGAGCGCTAAGCGTTGAGCATTCTTCTTCACCATCCACCATCCACCATCCACTGACCACCATCCACTCTCTACCTGCTAAACTCTCGCCATTCCCGATCCGCCCTCCGCGAGTCCCCCCATGACCGGCCGCGTCCTTGTCGTCGGCAGCTCCAATACCGATCTCATCGTCCGGACCGAGCGACTGCCGCGCCCCGGCGAAACGCTGCTCGGCGGCAGGTTCCTCTCCGCGCCGGGAGGGAAGGGGGCCAATCAGGCCGTCGCGGCCGCACGGGCCGGCGCGCAAGTGACGTTTGTCGCGAGGCTGGGACAGGACGCCTACGGCGACGTTGCGCTGAAGGGTTTTCACGCCGACGGCATCGATACGCAGTTCATCGTCCGCGACGCCCGCGAGCCGTCGGGCGTCGCGTTGATCTGCGTCAGCGCCGCCGGTGAGAACAGTATCGCGGTCGCTCCCGGCGCCAATGCGAAACTCTCCGCCGCGGATGTCCGTCGGGCGAAAGCTGTGGTGGGTCCCGGAGACGTCGTCCTCGTCCAACTGGAAACCTCGCCGGTTGCGGTCACTGCCGCGGCCCAATTGGCCGCAACGTCGGGGGCGAGGCTGATTCTCAATCCCGCCCCGGCCGGGCCGCTTCCCGCGGAGATTCTGCCGCGAGTTTCGATCATCACCCCGAACGAAACGGAAGCCGAGCTGCTGACCGGCCGGCGGGTCCGGGACCCGCGCACCGCCAACCTGGCGGCCCGCGTCCTGCATGAGCTCGGCGTGGAAACGGTGATTCTCACGCTCGGCGCCCGCGGGGCCTGGGTCAGCGAGCCGGCTGGGACTTTTCTCGCGCCGCCATTTCCGGTGCAGGCGGTCGATACGACCGCCGCTGGTGATGTCTTCAACGGCGCCCTCGCCGCCCGGCTCGTCGAAGGCCAGCCGCTAGCCGCAGCCGTCCACTTTGCGTCCGCGGCGGCAGCGATTTCCGTCACCCGGATGGGCGCACAGCCGTCGGCGCCTCGCCGCGCGGAGATTCTCAAACGACTCAAGACGTCGCGTTGAGCAACCAGCTCCACATCGAGCGAAAGGCAGCCTTCCAAGGGCGATTCAAGGTAGCCCAGCGGCATAAGCCCTGTGCGCCGCGACGATCTCCCCCTTGTGTGAAACTTTTCCGCGCATTCGGACGATAAGGTGTCTGGGGGGCGTTCGCGTTCAGAGTCGGCTGCTGCGCTGCGAAGCGCAGCAGCCGACCGTTCCACGAACGTGAAACACAAGGCACGGATGGCCGAGTACCGCGTCAAACTTGATGTCTTTTCCGGACCGCTGGACCTCCTCTTGTACCTGGTCCGGCGGAACGAGGTGGACATTGTCTCCCTGCCGATCGCCAGAATCACCGGACAGTTCCTGCAGTTCCTCGAAGTCCTGGAGCTGATTGACCTCGATCTGGTCGGCGACTTCGTTGTGATGGCCAGCTCCCTCGTCGAGATCAAAAGCCGCCTGGTCCTCCCTCGGGCCGAGGATGAGCAGCCCGACGAAGCGCCGCTCGCCGACGATCCCCGCAGCGAATTAATCCAGCAGCTCCTCGAGTACAAAAAATACAAGGACGCCGCCCTGGCCCTGGAGCACCAGGCCGCCGAGTGGCAGGAGCGCTATCCGCGCCTGACCGACGAACGACCGCGGACGGCCAAGGATCACTCGGCCGACCCCATCAAGGAGGTTGAACTCTGGGATCTGGTGAGCGCCCTCTCCCGCGTGCTGCAGAAGCGAATCGTCGAAGAAACGTCCAGCATCCGCTACGACGACACGCCAATCTCGGTCTACGTCGAACGAATCGCCGAACGCGTCAGAGCGGACGGTCGGGTCCCCTTCAGCGAGTTTTTTGAAGGGACGAATCTCCGCAGCAAGATCATCGGAATCTTCCTCGCGATTCTCGAACTGCTGCGCCACCATCACTTTCGGGCCGAACAGCCCGATGAGTACGGCGATATCTATGTCCTTCCGCCTGGTTCCGCGGACGCTACGTCCGCGGTCGTCGAACCGCCGCGCGACACGGTCTCCGCTCCGAATTGAGCCAGAGCTGCCAGGAACGTCTCACGCCTGCGAATCCGAGTTCAGACGGCGACGAAGACCGGGCGGGACGGCGATCGCGCTGATGCCTGCTGACTCAACGCTGAGTCAACTCCCCCATCTCGCTGGCCATCCGTGTCAGACGCCGCTGCTGCTCATCAATCTCAGCCCGGAGCTGGCGAATCTCCCTCTCCAGTTCCAG harbors:
- a CDS encoding PSD1 and planctomycete cytochrome C domain-containing protein, translating into MSGRLLFFACALAGLTSFARAADPASEEFFEREIRPVLVGTCFKCHGDQRVAGGLRVDSRDGLLKGGESGAALEPGKVDASLLIQAIRRADDVSAMPPDKPLPKAQVAALEAWIAAGAPWPKATPRFEGTRHWAFEPVRQPKLPVVKDESWVRSPIDRFILAKLEAAGLKPAPPADRRIWLRRVTYDLTGLPPSPEDVAAFLADASPTAQQKIVERLLESPHYGEHWGRHWLDVVRYADTAGENSDHPLPHAWRYRNWVIDAFNADLPYDEFLRDQIAGDLRAAAGPAEQAADRIVATGYLAIARRFGHDIDKDIHLTLEDTLDTLGKSVLGLTIGCCRCHDHKYDPLSTRDYYGLYGIFSSTKFAFPGCEPQQQPRDLTPLWSADEIERQSGPIRAELAKVDAELKTLGEQQAALRTAWKDATAGSMRLLSSADVGEGLSLDLNVGATTGLNAIEVRKGQLLQLSILPRGNHGADSTRVEWQIAEAGGDGRKWSTADLVPDLLAGNPHADSYGHAGTWFFLDAKDGLALLPESVGQVNGRPELQAWRSGDTPSVFVNRSDQPSPVWTMLPAKSFFVHPGPGGPVAVAWRSPIDGMVSLTGTVADAHPAGGLDGVAWRLEQIASEAAGETLAKLQTLEQQAAALNKQRAELIARQPKTPLAYAVSEGTPANARIHNRGEPTNLGDEAPRKFLDVLGGQVVQQTASSGRLELADWLASPTNPLTARVMVNRIWLWHFGRGLVASPNDFGTRGTPPTYPELLDFLADEFVKSGWSVKAMHRLILSSATYAESGQGGPELEAAFGRFPGRRLTAEELRDSLLLVSGELDTTPGGAHPFPPEETWAFSQHGPFAAEYDTLKRSVYLMQKRNRRSRFLMLFDGPDPNASTPVRDLTTVPTQALFFLNDALLHGRADAFAGRVLAAADTDAKRLNAACQILYGRNASADEQRDAAEFLQAYGEPKAAWSALGRVLLSSNEFLFVD
- a CDS encoding DUF1501 domain-containing protein; the protein is MLKPDCCRRDFLRSSVAASAILPGLVSELLAAEDPLAARSPHHTGKAKSVIFLFMTGGVSHVDTFDPKPRLSQDVGKEVKLDHPEIQNRPGYERIFLKAPQWDFHRYGESGSEVSGLFPHVAGCVDDIALIRSMHTDHSNHYNATLGMHTGSFAFARPSIGSWVSYGLGAENRNLPSFVVLAPAQTYAGTQVYASDFLPGAHQGTLVVPGAEPVANVAPRVPLDRQQQELAALAKWNRRHLADRAENSFLQARMRSFETAYGMQMAVPEVFDLAHESDATLDLYGLPRGSTQGFGWQCLMARRLVERGVRFVELIDTGSSGNWDSHGDMLDHERLAKNVDQPIAGLLKDLKSRGLLDETLVVWTTEFGRTPFNNSATAKGREHHNWAFSSWLAGAGVRGGTVYGETDEYGVRVAKDGVHVHDFHATILHLMGFDHERLTYRHSGRDYRLTDVHGNVVGGVLG
- a CDS encoding PP2C family protein-serine/threonine phosphatase: MLSPKRTWQDELAIIDRTMKAISGVNDPEELVSIYWNGIGELIETDDYVAVSRRNVDSPFYLITRSSRFAESYNPWTQRDLLPKLTGGLLGEIAYGSSPVIIEDLPSRLAADDPAWFYLQGFQALVALPQYDGGEALNHTIMLVRPGADVNHGMIPMLHWQAGLFGRGTQNLVLRNQLSAALHALDRELQVVGNIQRSLLPDQLPTIPGFELAAHYETSSRAGGDYYDFFPLANGAWGLFIADVSGHGTPAAVLMAITHAIAHAQPGTHSPPAALLSYLNDRLARAYTRDGTFVTAFYAILDPAARTLTCSSAGHNPPRLVRAGRVLSLDESGGLPMGLMPGLTYDEATIELVSGDLLLLYTDGIPEAMGPGEGISRLFGLDRLDPLLLECAAGSAEDCLQQIRTAVAEFCENAPPTDDQTLIAMRVE
- a CDS encoding PQQ-binding-like beta-propeller repeat protein — protein: MSRLALLGVCVAALASATAWALEPLRSTDWPQWRGPGRENRSASTGLSTDWEAHPPTLAWKVAGLGKGYASVSIVGDRLYTTGNHGDSQHVTAVDLKSHKVVWSQPVVDFEPKHGYEGSRCTPAVDGDKLYVVTSNGAITCLNVADGKIVWQRDFKEFGGKMMSGWGFSESPLVDGDRVVCTPGGEDAMIVALDKQTGKDVWKSAVPDFGEAGKPGAGYSSIVISDAAGVKQYVTLVGRGAIGVRASDGKLLWTYNRVANPVANIPTPLIAGDYVFTSSGYDQGGTALLKLTRDGDGVSATEVYYHPAREMQNHHGGMVLVGDQVFMGHGHNNGFPMCIDLATGNVLWGGKIRGAGSGSAGVTYADKHIIFRYQSGDVALVDASTDEYKLRGSFKPEIVESPSWAHPVVVGNTLYLREQDTLMAYDVGKK
- the rbsK gene encoding ribokinase, yielding MTGRVLVVGSSNTDLIVRTERLPRPGETLLGGRFLSAPGGKGANQAVAAARAGAQVTFVARLGQDAYGDVALKGFHADGIDTQFIVRDAREPSGVALICVSAAGENSIAVAPGANAKLSAADVRRAKAVVGPGDVVLVQLETSPVAVTAAAQLAATSGARLILNPAPAGPLPAEILPRVSIITPNETEAELLTGRRVRDPRTANLAARVLHELGVETVILTLGARGAWVSEPAGTFLAPPFPVQAVDTTAAGDVFNGALAARLVEGQPLAAAVHFASAAAAISVTRMGAQPSAPRRAEILKRLKTSR